A part of Bacillus rossius redtenbacheri isolate Brsri chromosome 1, Brsri_v3, whole genome shotgun sequence genomic DNA contains:
- the LOC134535669 gene encoding uncharacterized protein LOC134535669, producing the protein MAVNRHVFDRDFNEFIVYARDNPYAPAPRRYLRDVDNPLEFYSNSEFFRRFRFSKETVTDVIVPLVTQDNGENRGLPVPTIIKVTTALRFYGSNSFQIVCGDLNHLNQSTVSRIVKVVSQELAAHLQQ; encoded by the exons ATGGCGGTAAACAGGCATGTATTTGATAgggattttaatgaatttattgtgTATGCGAGGGATAATCCTTATGCACCTGCGCCTAGAAGATATTTAAGGGATGTGGATAATCCTTTAGAATTTTACAGCAACAGTGAGTTTTTCAGACGGTTTCGTTTTTCAAAGGAAACCGTCACCGATGTTATTGTTCCACTTGTAACCCAAGACAACGGTGAAAATCGTGGCCTGCCGGTTCCAACAATCATCAAAGTAACTACTGCTTTGCGATTTTATGGGAGCAACAGTTTtcag attgtcTGTGGTGATCTGAACCACCTGAATCAGTCTACTGTGAGCAGAATCGTGAAG gtGGTATCTCAAGAACTGGCTGCACATTTGCAGCA ATAG